In Balaenoptera acutorostrata chromosome 3, mBalAcu1.1, whole genome shotgun sequence, the genomic stretch ATCAGGGCTTGACTTACTGTTTTGTTGATTGTCCAGACTTAGGAAAGTGAAGGATAAAATGTTAGTTAgtacacttgacccttgaacaatgcgtATTTGAACTTCGCGGATCCACTTACgctcagatttttttctgtagtacTGTACGCGCTCAGGTTGGTTCCGTCTGCAGATGTGGCACCTCTGATGcggagggccgactgtaaagtTGTACGCAGAGTTTTGACTGTATGGAGGGTCGGCACCCCTGACCCCTGCATTGTTTGAGGGTCAACTGTAATGTGGATTAAATTAAGAAGtatatcttgggacttccctgatggtcaagtggttaagactccacgctcccaatgcaggggcctgggttcgatccctggtcagggaactagatcccgtgtgccgcaactaagacctggcacagccaaataaataaataaatactaaaaaaaaaaaaaaaagaagtactgtaTCTTGTTGGTTGACATCATATTGTGAATAAACCAAATTGAGAAAATGTTCTTCCAGTATTTGAAAGCCGTTATCcatttcaccaaagaaatcatttgtggacttccctggtggcgcagtagcccccactcgccacaactagagaaagcccgcgtgcagcaacggagacccaacgcagccaaaaataaataaattaattaattaattaattacaaaaacaatAATTTGTGTCCTTGACAAACAGGTGAGGTCAGTAGGTCTTGTTCAccctacttcttctttttttttttttttttgatttttggctgcgttgggtcttcgttgctgtgcgcgggctttctgagcgggggctactctttgttgtggtgtgtgggcttctcatttcggtgacttctcttgttgcggagcacgggctctaggcgtgcgggcttcagtagttgtggctcgcgggctcagtagttgtggctcacaggctctagagcacaggctcagtagttgtggcacgtgggctctagagcccaggctcagtagttgtggctcacgggcttagttgctctgtggcatgtgggatcttcccggaacagggtcgaacccgtgtcccctgctttggcaggccgattcttaaccactgcgccaccagggaagtcctctatcaatcttttttttccccactcaaaTGCTGTATTCTTTTACCTAATCTGTCAAGGGtccttaaaattttgaaattttttttaaaagatacttttctAGAAATGTTTTGAGAGTCTGAGGGAATCATATGTACTTTTCAGCATTTCCTGCTCATTCACTTATTCTAGactcaaaataattttctaaatagtaagcattcttttttaaaaatttttatttatttatttatttattttggctgcgctgggtctttgttgcggctcTCGGGCTCCTCTGGTTGTGGCACTTAGTTGGGGtgtgtggaatcttagttccagggattgaacctgggatcgaacccaggccccctgcattgggagcgtggagtcttaaccactggaccaccagggaagtcccaaaatagtAAGCATTCTAATGCTGAGCTGAACatgccacagattttttttttttttttttaataatttttatttttatttatttatggctgtgttgggtcttcgtttctgtgcgagggctttctctagttgtggcaagcgggggccagtcttcatcgcggtgcgcgggcctctcactatcgcggcctctcttgttgcggagcacaggctccaggcgcgcaggctcagtaattgcggctcacgggcccagttgctctgcggtatgtgggatcttcccagaccagggcacgaacccgtgtctcctgcattggcaggcagattctcaaccactgcgccaccagggaagcccatgccacAGATTTTTAATAGAATATTATAAATGCCAGTGTTGTCCTAAAGGCAGAGCTATAATGTGTTGTAACTCAGTAACTCTGTGTTCTCAGATGTAAGGAAAAGCTCTTTGCATGAGTGGATGTCCCTGCGTATTTTGTAATATAACTTGACCTGCTGAACTCTGAGCGGTGATGGCAGAGCTGATGTAACCTCCTCAGGTGTTCTCTGTGGTCTGAACAATCCACGCTAGGTGGCCACATCAAGCTTTGTAACCCACTTCCCGACCAAACCCACTGCTATCCTTGTCATGTTTTAAATTCTTCCTAGTTTTAGATTGCCTGGGAACTTAGAAGATTTAGGAAGGTCGTAGCATCCAAGACAAGGAGAGGGCCGACGGGTAGTGCTGCATTTAGCAGTCTCCTTCGGTTAATGCCAAGTTCTTGGGATGCTTGGTGTAGGTTGGTGGTGCTTAGTGGCAGCCGTCAAAGCGAAAGCTAACTGACTGTGTTTCCTAAAGAGTGACTTGGTTTCCTTTCTCAGTCTACGCTTGGTTCTTTACTCTAATTGTCCAGGGTTGAGTCCAGGGACCAGAAGATGGTCAGACCCCCACTAGGGAGAGGAATGCTGAGGATTGTGCACCAAGCTGAGCTTCTGCCtggcctctcctttcctcccatgGTGCTCCTGCCAGGTGAGCCATCGCAAAACACACAGCTGCACCTGGTTATCTGCATTAATCTGTGAAATTATTAGCTATTAAAGCTAcgtttttcaaatgaaattatcAGTAAGCTGCTTATTGATAGAAAAAGAGCTACTTTATCTTAAATTTTGCAAACCCTgcatctctatttttagttccttgGAAGTTGCAGCTTATAATGGTGATAGTGAAGTAGTGAAATATCCTAAACGAAGGGCCTTCTAAATGCAAAAGAACTGTTAATTATGTTCAATATAGTAATTTTTTATCTTTGTAAGTTTTACCactcttaatttttattgaggtgtaatttatatatagtaaaatgAGTGCACCCATTTCGAGTTTGATGAGTTGTGACAAATGTGTAAATCTGTGCAATCACCACCCCAGTAAGATCAGAACATCACTCcaatcccccccacccctcactctGGGCTACCACTGATCTGATTACTTTTTCTAGAAtgtcacataagtggaatcacatagAACGTCCTCTTTTGTGCCTGGCTCTTTCGCTCTGTATGTTGTTTTGAGATCTGTCCATGTTCCACCTGTCAGTAGCTCACTCCTCTCCGCTGCTGAGtagttttctagttgtttctgGAGGGAGGTCTGGCAGGAGGCACTCCGATGTTCCGGAGGTAGAAGTCGTGCTCAGTAgagcttttgcttttttaaaattggaggacagttaatttacagtgttgtgttagctttgggtgtacagcaaagtgatttagttatacattttccattataggtagagcttgcttttttaaaaatagggtatAAGAGATTTCCAAACTGAATATTATTTCCCCCCATGGATTATGGTTACACTGATCTTTTAACAGACAAATGAACAGTTAGTCTTTTGATTACTCAGCTGATCTCTTTATTTTAATACCAGGTTTATTGAAGTCCAGttcacatacagtaaaattcactccTGGCAGACATGTACACCACAATTCAAGATATCGATCACTTTCACCACCCCAGAAAATTCCTTTGTAGTCacccccttcctccaccccagcACCTGTCTTTTCCAGGATGTCTTGGGAACAGAATCATCCAGTGTGCAGCCTCTTTGGTGTGGCCTCTTCAGCCTCGtgcctttgagattcatctgtgttaCCTGTAGGCTCCTCTGTTGTCGAGTAGTGTCCGTCACGTGTATGTGCCATGCTGTGTCTTTCTGTTCATCAGTGGAAGGGTATTTCGGCTAattccagatttttttaaaaaattaattaatttatttatttatggctgtgttgggtcttcgtttctgtgcgagggctttctctagttgcggcgagcgggggccactcttcatcgcggtgcgcgggcctctcactatcgcggcctctcttgttgcagagcacaggctccagacgcgcaggctcagtagttgtggctcacaggcctagttgctccgcggcatgtgggatcttcccagaccagggctcgaacccgtgtcccctgcattggcaggcagattctcaaccactgcgccaccagggaagccctaattccaGATTTTGGCAGTTAATACATAAAGCCACTTTAAACAGTCATATCCAGGTTTTTGTGCAAACATGTGTACTCATGCATCTTGGATAAATAACCTGGGAAGGGGTTGCTGGGTTGCTGggtgtgtttaattttataatggacTGCTGACTTTTTTCccaagtgattgtaccattttgcattgccATGAGCAATATTTAAGAACTTGATTGTTTTACGTCCTTGACAGCACTTGttttggcagatttttttttttagccatatTAATAGTtgtatagtgatatctcattgtggttttgatttgcgtttccctaatgactaatgatgttgagcattttttatgtgcttttatttgtcatctatatatcttcttcggaaacttttatttaaatattttgcccatttttaaattgggttgtctgttttctctttttcttttaaaatttatttatttttatttatttatttttggctgtgctgggtcttcgtttctgtgcgagggctttctctagttgacgcgagtgggggccactcttcatcgcggtgcgcgggcctctcactatcgcggcctctcttgttgcggagcacaggctccagacgcgcaggctcagtagttgtggctcacgggcccagtcgccctgcggcatgtgggatcttcccagaccagggctcgaacccgtgtcccctgcattggcaggcggattcctaaccactgcgctaccagggaagccctgttttcttaTTATGGAGTTTTGAGaagtctttatatattctagaaacAAGTCTTTTTACAGATTTGCATGTATTTtcccccagtctgtggcttgtcttttcattttcttaatagtgtctttagGAGAACAGAAGATTTTAACTTTGGTGAAGTCCAGTTCatctatttcttattttgtggattgtgcttttggtgttgtacgtaagaaatctttgcctaatccaAGCTTGTAGAATTTTTACtgtgttttagaagttttatagttttagattttacattttacatctttgatccattttgcgttaatttttgtatatgatgcaaAGCACAGGTTGACATTGTTTTTTCGCCTTAGGATGTTgaattattccagcaccattgTTGAACATGCTTGGTGTAGTGTTAATGTGAATGCTATTTATTATAGTTCTTTTAATTTGGATATTCCCTGGCACGTAGTCTTAAAAAGAGGAAGCTAACAAGGGTCTTTAATAAATCTGGACTGTTCATTTTATAATACTAGAGATTCATTAAGTTGTATAGTAACCCCATGCGTTTTGTTAAAGGTCTCAAGATTCTGCCCTCCAAGAAAATCTTGCCATGATTGGATAGGACCCCCAGATAAATATTCAAACCTTCGACCTGTTCACTTTTACATCCCTGAAAATGAATCACCATTGgaacaaaagttaagagaattaagACAAGAAACACAAGACTGGAACCAACAGTTCTGGGCAAACCAGAATTTGACTTTTCTTAAGGTAAGTTTAGGTTTCGGGTCAGAATGAGAAATAATACGGTTGGCCACTTGGGGGCGCTAAATCTTTAGCATCCGCTTTGCCTTTCAGTTACTTGGCAGCATCGCGTTGCCTCCCTgccatacatatgtatgtgtgtatatatgcgtagaattttaaaatcagtatgTAACTGTAAAGAAGAAATATTGATCGTTCACAGAATCACAGATCTTGAGACGTTCAAGGAAGTAAAGGGAGTAGCAGAGCCGGAACCAGAACTGCAGGTTCCACATGTATAtacgcttgtgtgtgtgtgtttatgaaatCATGGGTGTCTGGGACGTGTTGTCATTCTTCCTGAGAATTCAGGATTCTTAACAGCATACTCATCAGTAAACTACGAGAAAGGAGTATAAATATTCTAATCCAGAAGAAAGACTTAGGCGATACATGTTTATCCATTTGGGCAGGCTAAGTCAAATGGAGTTGCATTTATCTTATTCTGTGGATTTATAAACAAATAGTGCCTCCCAAAGTTTATTAAACATCTCATTTTCAAATCCTATTTCAAGCATGAAACTTTTAACTAAGTTCAGATGGTTTAAAACAGGCTTTGAGATGGGCCACTTCTCAGGAAATCCACACCCAGACTTCTCCAGAGCACTGAGAGCTGTGTCCTAGCCAAGGAAAAACGGAAAGACGAAGAAAGGGAATTCTGATAGCTGTcttcttttaggaaaaagaaaaatttattgactCAAGACTAAAAGCCAAAGGCCTGGAACTGAGAGCTGAATCAGGTGAGTGAGTTCTTTTTCTGCCAACACTGGTTTTGTTTGAGTAACTATATGAGAAGGTGTGAAGACAGAGTATTAAGGCCTCCCTGGCTGTCCAGCGATTAAGACCCACACTCCCACTGCATGGGGCGCAGGTTCCACcgctggccagggaactagatcccatgtgcctctcggcacagccaaaaaaaaaaagaaaagaaaaacaaaggatgttgACTGAAGTAGAGGAAGCTCAGGGAGCAGGTCATGGCTCCATGGGGCAGGCGCTCTGAGGGTGTCCTCAGTGCTACGTACGTCtgtcctcctcctgctccctcttCTGTCTTTGGGTGAGGTCAGCCCTCTCGTCATTTTGGGTCATTCTGATCGATGACCTCTTTCTGACCTTTGGACTTACATCCGAGGTCCCATGGCTTCAGCAGCCTCTGTCTCTTCTGCCCTGGCTTCTCTTCCCTGATTCCTGATGGCAGTTCATGGTGCCACTGACCATGAGCCGGAAACTGCAGAGTCATCCTggaagcccctccccaccccttcatCCTTTATCTCTCCACCAGATTTACCTCTTAGGTGTTTCTCAGCACCTTTGCTActccctgtcctttttttttttttttttttttttttaataaatttatttatttatttttggctgcgttgggtctttgttgctgtgcacaggcttcctctagttgtggctcaccggctttagagcgcaggctcagtagttgtggcgcatgggcttagttgctcggtggcatgtgggatcttcccggaccagggcttgaacccgtgttctctgcattggcgggcagattcttaaccactgcgccaccagggcagtccttACTCCCTCTCCTTTAAACATGGCTTTAATTCAGGCTCTTGTTAATTCTCTGCCTATTGCAGTATCTTCCTAATTGGTTCCCTGGCCCCCAGTCTTTGAATCAGGGGTCAGCagactttctgtaaagggctagatagtaaataGTTTAGTCTCTCTGGGCCATATGGGTCTCTCCTTCAACTGGTCAGCTCTGCTGTTGTtctgtgaaagcagccatagaaaatacATAGATTAATGGGCGTGAACTTGTcccaataaaactgtatttacaaaatCAGCTagtaggccagatttggcctgcaggctgtAGTTGAGCAACTCATGCCTTAAATCCATTCTTTGCAGTGTAGCCAGTCTGTTCTACCCAAAATGCAGTTCTGATAGTTGCCACTCAGCTTAGGTTTTTAGATTTCCTGTGATGACAGAGTGACAGCTGTGCTCCTCCTTCTGGATTGGAGGCCTGCCCGGCCCCTGCCCGTTTTACCTGTTTCGTGTCTTGTTCCCCAGGCTGCGCACTTCATGTGTCAGGGATACAGACTGCATTCAGTTCCCTCTGCCTACCGTGCTGTCCTTTCTTTTGGACGGAGAATCTAGTGCTCAAAATAACCTTTAATCATTTTCTCTTGGTGTTGATGTTAGGCCTGAATAAGATTTTGTACCGTTGGTTAAACAGATGTCTACTGTCAAAACATtctgatggaaaatctgaaatcGTTGACCCCCAAAGCCAGGTCTGTGTTGGGCTAAAGCACCGTGACCCTCCCTGCTCGTGGTAGCCTTGCCTGGGCTCATTAGAATAGAAGTCTGGGGAGGATGGAGTTAGCCCCACGCTGGGCCCAGTCGTATGCTGTCTGCTGCACGGGCCCCACTGAGGGTCTGGGAGGGCAGGAGTGAGCAGGAAAGGGTACTATGTcctatcagtttttgtttgttttttggggggggcaataaatattttaatttttgttttatttttatggtgaCAGACAATTTTcaagtttatttccttttttttttttgtaatacaaAGCTAAACCACAAACAGGTACAACCAAGACATTTTATCTCCCATTTACACACTCCCATTGAATCCTCCTCCAACTGGCTGACTGCTGAGCAGGCAAGTGTGGGGTGAGGGGAAGACTTTCTTAGGTAGCACCGTCCtgaggccgggggcgggggcatCGAGGCGAGGACAGGCTCTCATCCCGAAGCGGAGGATGAGAGCCCCAACTTCAGGACTGTGCCCTTTGCACAtatgttctgttttatttcccaCGGTGACCCAGTGAAGTAGGTACTGTTACTTTtaccattttgtagatgaggagcCCGAGGGCAAGTTGTTTGACCAAAATCACAGAGTGAGTAAGTGGAGGGGCCTCGGTCCTGACCTGGAGAGTGGGTTCCCAGGTAGGCCTCCGGGCCACTGTCGTCTATGAGTATCATGGATTCCTACTGATGGCGTTACTGAGTGTTGAAAGACGGGCCTTAATTAGATTTCAGATTAGTCTGGTAAGAAAACAGGAAAGAGTATGTTGAGGAAAGGACTCATGAAGGGAGGTGCCGCTCTGTCAGCTGTTTAAACAGTTACCAGGCTGCAGGGATGGAAATGGCGGGGGGACAGGTGTGTCACCCCCGTGGGCCAGAGCACGCATGTGTGACGCCTGAGTGCAGGGGCTTCGCAGAACCCAGGAAAGAGGAGTTTCGTTTAATAAGTGATGTTGGAGAAACTAATTACTTTTGACCCAAAAAGATAAATTTAGATTCATGCTCCCTGTAATACAAATGTATTCCAAACGGATGAAAAagttaattattaaaaatcagttgtttatggagtaaaaagttaaatacatCGCTCTTAGTTGTAGGAAGTCTAACAATAAAAGTGACCCTCCGTTATCTGGAGGAGTGATGATTCCCTGAGCTTGACAGTAAAGGTAGAAAGATTCAAGAACGTGAAAACTGACAATGTCTGGATTAGTCAGGACTCCCTTTGATCTGTCCTCCTGGAAAGGAGAGTTTGCTGAGGGGACAGGAAGTGGCTCAGACACAGGACCAGGGGAGAGCCAGGCCCAGGCATGGCCTGCAGTCAGACGCTGGCCCTAGAGGCAACCCAGGACATCCTCCCTCCTCTCGTTTGACCTCCTCTCTACCCCACTGCTTCAGCCTTCTCTTGCTGTAAACAGGCTTTTTCCACCTCTCAGTTTATACCTCCCAGGTCCAAGGAAGTAGCCAGACTGAGGCTCTGCCCAGGCGGGGTTCTGTTGAAGGAGTGAGGCTGCTCCACAGACAGTGCCCAGCAGACCTGAGGGCCAGGCAAAGGGGTCCACGTGCAGGAGACACATTAAACGCGAACGGCAGGTGGCAGGAGGCGTTTGTGGCAGAGATGAAGAGGCGTGTGGACTTTATGAAAAGCCTTAACAAATTTGTAGAAATAACAAAACACCTGCAGATGAATAATgtgactacaagaaaaaaactcctCAAACTAAATTTCACAGTGCCTATTAAAACAgcacctagggacttccctggtggcgcagtagttaagaatccgcctgccaatgcaggcgacacgggttcgagccctggtctagcaagatcccacatgccgtggagcaactgagcccatgcgccacacctgctgagcctgagctctagagcccgcgagccacaactactgagcccacgtgccacaactactgaagcctccgcacctagagcccgtgctccgcaacaagagaagccacc encodes the following:
- the LOC103004869 gene encoding cytochrome c oxidase assembly factor 8 isoform X4: MAALRPRRRALLRLCRAFSSGGCQLAPERGGERRDAAPSRVSRFCPPRKSCHDWIGPPDKYSNLRPVHFYIPENESPLEQKLRELRQETQDWNQQFWANQNLTFLKEKEKFIDSRLKAKGLELRAESGCLFTFSVVPFEAQKF
- the LOC103004869 gene encoding cytochrome c oxidase assembly factor 8 isoform X3, which codes for MAALRPRRRALLRLCRAFSSGGCQLAPERGGERRDAAPSRVSRFCPPRKSCHDWIGPPDKYSNLRPVHFYIPENESPLEQKLRELRQETQDWNQQFWANQNLTFLKEKEKFIDSRLKAKGLELRAESGQKATLNAEEMADFYKQFLSKNFQKHMYYNRNVSEAGCSVTTASPDQ
- the LOC103004869 gene encoding cytochrome c oxidase assembly factor 8 isoform X1, producing MAALRPRRRALLRLCRAFSSGGCQLAPERGGERRDAAPSRVSRFCPPRKSCHDWIGPPDKYSNLRPVHFYIPENESPLEQKLRELRQETQDWNQQFWANQNLTFLKEKEKFIDSRLKAKGLELRAESVYTSQVQGSSQTEALPRRGSVEGVRLLHRQCPADLRARQRGPRAGDTLNANGRWQEAFVAEMKRRVDFMKSLNKFVEITKHLQMNNVTTRKKLLKLNFTVPIKTAPRDFPGGAVVKNPPANAGDTGSSPGLARSHMPWSN